A genome region from Babesia bigemina genome assembly Bbig001, chromosome : I includes the following:
- a CDS encoding cell division cycle 5-like protein, putative: MRIQLKGGVWKNSEDEVLKAAVMKYGLNNWSRVSSLLVRKSAKQCKARWYEWLNPFVKKTEWSRDEEEKLLHLAKLFPTQWRTIGPMIGRTAHQCLEHYERLLDKAQGRDMDDELDPRRLMPGEIDPAPETKPSRADAVDMDDDEKEMLAEARARLANTRGKKAKRKAREKQIEQTRRLASLQKRRELKNAGVNVGALRLHNSIMDYVKEVPFETQPPKGFYEPETGHEIDQSLRSIQQLEGKRRDEEQRRMRNDDTRKLKRLQQENIDEALAVFEKYDTTTATRAPLVMPTPTMTDDEIVQIVKMGADVQMFEENVATSTVARTPMTSSIMEEARIAAAANRLQTPLLGETNVAATPGTRQKDEFPVPSTPNPFKKLIAKTPMSIFTGKFGSAANSKYSETPLSVYSGGIGDNDDDDDPIGARARMDMAKLQVKASISNLPEPESQVEISLTGPPQAYIPQEEKRVPDQGERELIAARMRDEEEERNVTSAIKRAVERPLVYSTIVFVNDMVTHKEDHEYMTTSGMIQKEVIWLLQWDSLHYPQPGGRPCLEPVPELDVIPLKYMKAAERELKVETARLRSILGAPNEPISTEAERKIFRTFGYSGAKKRYVPQEKMQLSQRAASRERQCTHTARHLDALVKRNRALENKCAIATGGYVHRQTLLLKNIGGSTRLILSIVVGELHHRTIELENDLQAFQAMKIREASWAEARIAFQLAQLQRERDLNARLQRLYGELAAAP; this comes from the exons ATGAGGATTCAACTCAAGGGAGGTGTCTGGAAAAACAGCGAGGATGAGGTCCTCAAGGCCGCTGTCATGAAATATGGCCTCAACAATTGGTCGCGTGTATCCTCGCTGCTCGTCAGGAAGTCGGCGAAGCAATGCAAGGCCAGATG GTACGAGTGGCTCAACCCCTTCGTCAAGAAGACGGAGTGGTCAcgcgacgaggaggagaagCTGTTGCACCTGGCCAAGCTGTTCCCGACTCAATGGAGGACAATAGGGCCGATGATCGGGCGCACGGCGCACCAGTGCCTGGAGCACTACGAGCGGCTCCTCGACAAGGCGCAGGGCAGAGACATG GACGACGAATTGGACCCCAGGCGGCTCATGCCCGGTGAAATAGACCCTGCTCCTGAAACCAAACCGTCTCGTGCGGATGCGGTTGATATGGATGACGACGAGAAGGAAATGTTGGCAGAGGCACGCGCTAGGCTGGCAAACACGCGTGGAAAGAAGGCCAAGAGGAAGGCCAGGGAAAAGCAAATTGAACAGACGCGCAGGCTGGCGTCACTGCAGAAGCGAAGGGAACTAAAGAATGCAGGAGTGAACGTGGGAGCTCTCAGGCTCCACAATTCCATCATGGACTACGTCAAGGAAGTGCCCTTCGAGACTCAACCGCCCAAAGGATTCTACGAACCTGAAACTGGGCACGAAATCGATCAATCGCTACGCAGCATACAGCAACTGGAGGGCAAGAGGCGCGATGAAGAACAGAGACGCATGCGCAACGACGATACAAGGAAGCTCAAAAGGTTGCAGCAGGAAAACATCGACGAGGCGCTTGCGGTTTTCGAAAAGTACGACACAACCACCGCTACCAGAGCGCCGCTCGTCATGCCcacgccaacaatgacggACGATGAGATAGTGCAGATCGTGAAAATGGGCGCGGACGTGCAGATGTTCGAGGAGAACGTGGCAACGTCCACCGTGGCTCGGACCCCGATGACCTCTTCCATCATGGAGGAGGCGCGCATCGCAGCGGCAGCGAACCGGCTGCAGACACCGTTGCTG GGTGAGACCAacgtcgccgccacgccgggCACCCGGCAAAAGGACGAATTCCCAGTGCCTTCGACTCCTAACCCGTTCAAAAAGCTAATC GCAAAGACTCCGATGAGCATCTTCACCGGAAAGTTTGGCAGCGCTGCCAACTCCAAGTACAGCGAAACGCCCTTGAGTGTATATAGCGGAGGCATTGGTGATaacgatgatgacgacgatccCATAGGGGCCAG GGCGCGAATGGATATGGCGAAGCTGCAGGTGAAGGCTAGCATATCGAACCTCCCAGAGCCGGAGTCACAGGTGGAAATTTCACTCACGGGGCCACCACAGGCCTACATCCCGCAGGAGGAAAAGCGCGTGCCGGATCAGGGTGAACGGGAATTGATAGCTGCCAGAATGCGCGATGAGGAAGAAGAACGTAACGTCACCAGCGCCATAAAGCGCGCGGTGGAGCGACCACTGGTGTACAGTACTATAGTCTTCGTGAacgacatggttacgcatAAGGAGGACCATGAGTACATGACGACGTCGGGCATGATACAGAAGGAGGTAATCTGGCTTCTGCAATGGGACAGCCTCCATTATCCGCAACCCGGAGGCAGGCCCTGCCTCGAGCCAGTGCCAGAGCTCGATGTCATACCTTTGAAGTACATGAAG GCGGCGGAGCGCGAACTCAAAGTGGAAACAGCGCGGTTGAGGAGCATCCTTGGCGCTCCCAACGAACCCATAAGCACAGAAGCGGAGAG GAAGATTTTCAGAACGTTTGGATACAGCGGTGCAAAGAAGCGTTATGTGCCCCAGGAAAAGATGCAGCTCTCGCAACGCGCGGCGTCCCGCGAACGGCAATGTACGCACACAGCGCGTCACCTCGACGCGCTAGTCAAGCGGAACAGGGCGCTGGAGAACAAGTGTGCCATCGCAACAGGGGGTTATGTGCACAGGcagacgctgctgctcaAAAATATAGGTGGGTCAACACGGTTAATCCTCAGCATCGTAGTAGGGGAGCTACACCATCGCACCATAGAACTCGAAAACGACCTCCAGGCTTTCCAAGCCATGAAAATACGCGAGGCCAGCTGGGCTGAAGCCAGAATAGCATTCCAGCTCGCACAGCTGCAGCGGGAGCGAGACTTGAACGCGCGGCTACAGCGCCTATACGGTGAACTGGCCGCCGCCCCGTAA
- a CDS encoding Pre-mRNA-splicing regulator WTAP has product MATGKSLDDIVSGVAKLKDVASVKAYFMAVLSAQQKEIQKTKALVDDFRAIHNFENLYEKTGSFTALVDPVVNCEILHLRRMLRSKDEELRARNDAIDSRYFNPQSHVGQALLKKCRMFAAENEELGRILLEGQIQPLTLDLNKERESNKVLKNQVKGLHQYNVELEAEIELLSKQLSEQAQQIATLKKENDAMAVKVRSSHAAADSSPARKRSSQSPRRRVRDEKTHKSDRDSRYDKTARDEKSAKDDRDGRDERSRRSDRHEPDRRDSKHTTSRKDDKYEVDRKADRYDAAKKSDRSDAMKRAEKYESKKDDRRISSRKDEKPRREESHGRTPVKRVREDSRSRRSPYRRRSRSPRSRR; this is encoded by the coding sequence ATGGCAACGGGAAAGAGCCTCGACGACATAGTCAGCGGAGTCGCAAAGCTGAAAGATGTAGCCTCGGTGAAGGCGTACTTCATGGCGGTGCTCTCGGCGCAGCAGAAGGAAATACAGAAGACCAAGGCGCTGGTCGACGACTTCAGAGCCATACACAACTTCGAAAACCTGTACGAAAAAACGGGCTCATTCACCGCACTCGTAGACCCGGTCGTAAACTGCGAGATACTGCATCTCAGGCGCATGCTGCGGAGCAAGGATGAGGAGTTGAGGGCAAGAAACGACGCCATCGATTCGCGCTACTTCAACCCGCAAAGCCATGTTGGACAGGCGCTGCTCAAAAAATGCCGCATGTTCGCCGCGGAAAACGAGGAGCTCGGCAGGATATTGCTGGAGGGGCAGATACAGCCGCTCACACTGGACCTCAACAAGGAGCGGGAGTCCAACAAGGTACTCAAAAACCAGGTCAAGGGGCTACACCAGTACAACGTCGAGCTAGAGGCTGAAATTGAACTACTCAGCAAACAATTATCGGAACAGGCGCAGCAAATAGCGACACTGAAGAAGGAAAACGATGCAATGGCCGTCAAGGTGCGCTCATCccacgcagctgcagacTCGTCGCCGGCGCGCAAGCGTTCCAGCCAATCACCACGTCGGAGAGTTAGGGACGAAAAGACTCACAAATCAGACAGGGACAGCCGATACGACAAGACCGCCAGAGATGAAAAGTCTGCCAAGGATGACAGAGACGGCCGCGATGAGAGGTCACGCAGGAGTGACCGGCACGAACCCGACAGGAGGGACAGCAAGCACACAACGTCGCGGAAGGACGACAAGTACGAAGTCGATAGGAAGGCCGACCGCTATGACGCCGCTAAGAAGAGCGATAGGAGTGATGCCATGAAGAGGGCCGAAAAGTATGAGTCCAAGAAGGACGATCGCCGCATTTCCTCAAGGAAAGACGAAAAGCCACGACGGGAAGAGTCTCATGGGCGCACACCGGTGAAAAGAGTTAGAGAGGACTCTAGAAGCAGGCGCTCGCCATATCGCAGGAGGTCAAGGTCGCCACGCTCCAGGAGGTAA